The Papaver somniferum cultivar HN1 chromosome 6, ASM357369v1, whole genome shotgun sequence genome segment tttatttatttgattttttcctcaTATTTAATGTTTCAAAACCTATTTCAATATTTTAGTTTTAGCAAGTCTGACGGTCCGGACTTTGTTAAAATTATGTAAACTGTGAGAATTTTGCTAAAATTTTTAACCAACCAGGATCAAGGGTTTCGTCGACACCCAACATAAAAAGAGGGTGAACTCTACCGCTCAATTTGGGGCATCagatcgaataaatccgattataAGTTAACGACCACGAAATGTAAGGGGGCTAACTTGTTTTTCAGCCAATCAGGAGCGAGGGTTTTGTTCACCGGCCAAGGGGAAGGGAGGTTAGCGCCACTCTCGATATGGTGTGAAAAATGTGGTTGGGTgtaggttgttgatatgtaaacGCGGTgtaagaattttctaaatttttaACCAACCAGGATCAAGGGTTTCGTCAACATCCAACATAAAAAGAGGGTGAACTCTACCGCTCAATTTGGAGTATCagatcgaataaatccgattagAAGTTAACGGCCAGAAATGTAAGGGGGCTAACTTATTTTTCAGCCAACCAGGAACAAGAATTTTGTTCACCGGCCAATGGGAGGGGAGGTTAGCACAGCTCTCGACATGGTGTGAGGGATGTGGTTGGGTGTTTAGGTTGTTGATATTAGAATAAAAGGTTATTCAGTTTACTACTCCCTCTGTCTTTTTTTATCTGTCCTAATTTCTACTTTGGTCTGTCTTTTTTTAACCGTCCGCTCTGTTTATAGACGTATTTTTCCCTTAAATATTAAATATaccctttattttttataatcataaaatcatttttaatataaattAATTCAATATCTCAAATATTATCACCATAAATATCTATTCAGTATCTTTGTATTAATCGTCATTCCTATTTTATATAAAAACTTTTATGAGTATAtataaaattcctaataaaaCTTATACTTATTTTTACGTTATTTTAGTTTTGGTAATAATGTAACATTAAATAGCGCTAGTCAAGGATTAGTCAAGACATTTTAtaggattttcttaatattttgacaaagtcaattaGGACTGTTAATTTAGGACGGAGTGAGTACAAGCTAACTTCTGAAATTTTGAAAGTTAAGGTAGCCCCTTCCAGAGCCCTTAACTTGATCGtccaaattttgaaattttagaCCACCATTGATGTGAGGCGTTAAAAGGTGAGGACTAAAGAGTGAAAGCCCAACCACAATGAGATTAAACGTTGGTTCCTACTGCCGACAACCTTTGTGCAAGTGAAGGAAAAAGCAAACAATCTAGATTTTCACCATTTCATGTTCATTTTAAAATATTGGTGTTGCAGAATTAGAGAGCTGAGAAACGAGAAATTTGTTCTATAGAagcgaaaaataaaaagaatgcccactgactctctttttctttttttttctcctacTCTCTGCATTTTATATCACACTAGTGATAAAATTTTCAGTTACAGTCTCACAGTAAACCAAATATCACCTattcaatgagaaaaaaaaactaaaaacagaaatatagatgatgatgaaaatacTCTTCATACTAAACGTATCTTCAATTCctcgttgatgatgatgaaaatatCGTCAATTCTGTAAAAGACAAAGCAGAAGCAAAGTTACAATTAATATcacaaaatttaaaaaataatttttattaatatataaaaAAGGAGTAGTTTAGTAAGAAACTAAAATCTTGTCTACCTCAGTGAGTGGATGTTCACTTCTTGGAGCCATATTGTCAAAAACACCTGCAGCATAAATGTTTTGAGATGTTGGATGATTAGACGAAGTAAAGGTTACCTACAGccattttctttttgttaaaaagattttcaaaatgCTATATGTGCCTATTTTTTCTGGACAGGGGAAATGCTgtcagcaagtaaaccttgaagATTACTTGAACAGGATTTTTATGGTTGTGTATATATAACCATTCACTTTGGATAATTTGGTTCTTTCTGTCAAACCCAAGAGAAACAAGGATTTTCACTATTGTTTGTATATAGAAGCAATGGCCAAATCACGAACCCTGCATTCTTCACCAATATTTTTCTGTAAAACACATCCACCATGCGCCAACTAACAAGTATTAATAGAAAAGAGTACGTACCTCTAAAGTTTTCGGGTCTGGTTGAGTGTTATCTCTTCTGTCTACTGAATCACTCGATTTCCATCCAGCTATTCTAGGAAGAAGTGGCTCACAAGTCTGTTCAGAATACAGGTTGCATGCAGACAAATCATCAATTTCTCCGGGGTAAAGCTCATCTGACCAATAATATGTACACATTTCTGGTTTGGATTCTTCAGAAATAATGGATAATAACTCGATCAGAACCATCCGCTACCCATGTCATGAAATAATCGAAACGATTAGAAATCGAAATTGGAAGTCAGATGTAGGGTTACTGGCTTACTGCAAACAAAGGCATACCTTGAGAATTAGCTCTAGACCAAACATCTGAACAAGCTCTTTCGCCAAATTCTCTAGCATTCAGCAAATATCAACGACAAAATTATGAAACTCATTTCCGTTAAGTATTTTCTAGATTTTACTGCAACCATGTGAAATGATAAGCTATATTGCGCCAATTTTAAACTTCCCTCACACCATAATCAAATATCACAATAAGAAACGAAACAAAAAAGATCAGAATTTGGAATCGTGTTGCAAAGTTAATTTCCTCAATACCTCATAATGTTAGTGACTAATAACTGGAAGGATATTGTAGCATACCGAAATCTGAGATTGAGAAGAACTTGAAAACTGGAATGCCTCCACAATCACCATTGTCATTATCTTCCTTATTATTGCTCGAATATTGAATGAGTGGACTACCAGTTGGTCCTTTGACAAAAGATCGCATGGAATTACAAATGCTAATCATTTGAGAAACAACACCAGCCTGAAGAAAAGAACATTGATTATAGCGCTAGTTTAAAATATACAAATTCAGCTATACTCGGTTTAATTTACGGATGCGAAATAAAGTTAAGAAAAGATCCTGCAGGTCCAGTTGTACTAAACTCGTCGAGCAgataaatatcaaatatgtagccTTGTACCATCCTTCATTCTATTGAACTCCTCGAGGTAACTCAAAGTTTAAATCAAGATAAAAAGTGAGCTCAGAAGGTTGAACAACTTTGAGGACATAGTACATACCATTTCTCTATAAGATGATAATAGCCTTTTCTGATGAAGCTCCTGAGGCAAGATTCAGACAGTAAACAAATTAGAACATCCAAGAAAACAAAATGCAAATGGCAACAGAAGACCTTCGCCCTATTAGATTTACATACTATCTTTCATAGAAATACCAGAATAATTTATAAATGCATATTGACATCCCCTAAATGTTCGTCTTAAATTCAGAAGACATACTTTACCAATAGATAAACAGAAAAGGGAAAAACAGATTCtaaaatgactcaaataattAACGGCAACAACATCTTGACATTGAGATACTGGGTAAGCAAGCATCCATATACATGCAACACTTTTCCTGATGGAGCAACACATGTATTTGCAAGGGTAAATGATGCCAACGGAAATAAGAGCACCCTTCAAGTTAGCAAGTTAAAAACTGCAATTATACTTTAACCATAGTTCACGTAGTACTTCGTCCTATGAAGAGCTCGAATCGTGCAGTGAAATGTGTTCTGTGACTGCTCAGTTTGTTAATTCTAGGAAGAGTTAATCTAACATGTAGATCCACCTAGTCTACCTTCTTAATCAATATGTCATGCACCTCATGAACAGTATAATCtcaaatactgcaaaatcattatCTAAACATATTTTTGTGCAGATGACTAATTTAGGAATTACTACAGACGGGTGAATCAAATCATTCTTTTTTCACTTCCATCAAATGGTTTGGCCAAACTATGAACAGCCAAAACTTCATGTAACTTGGAATATATAACCTAACACAGTACCCAAACTCTGAAGCAATGGACCcgtggaaggaaaaaaaaattacctgCTGCTGAACTAACTTGATGCAAGCAGTCTCTCGAATATTAGGCATATCTTTCAAGACACCCAGATTCATTCCAGGCATGTGCCTGGTTCAACATCTTACAACAGTAGAACCTTAATAAATCAGGAGAAACTAGAGTAACGAAAAGAAGAATTGACATGAATGACAAAAGTACCTCCGAGAAAGATAAGAATTGATGAAGTTTGTTGCATGAGTTCTTCCGCTAGATGATGCAGAGCTCCATTTCTGTTTGAGAGGCACCAATTTTGACCATTGATTTCTTAGGTTTCGCTGGGCTGAAGGTCTCCAAAGCCGAATTACAGAAGGGGAGGGAATGCTAGGAGTGGGTTTAGGAGTTTGAGGGTTTGATTCTGTCACATCAGAAGATGAAACGGACGGTGAAACTAGGGTGTGCATTGTTATTTGGAGACGGTTCACTCAGTTTGGGCTCTTTCTTCAGCTCATTCAACTTATATGGAGCTGGAAAATTATTGTTTTACCTCCCAATGGAGTAAAACACCATGGTGATTATCAAACCTACCAGGTGGACCTGTACAATATTCTCTCGAAAATCACATTTAATCCTTGCTAAGGCGATTCTTCTTGCGACGTTGACCTAATCAACTTCGATCATGTCTTCAATCTCTTGATCGATTCTGGAACTCTAATTCATGATATGCTTCTGATTTCATGTTTTACTGGTGATTGATTCTCCTTTTTCTCCGATTTTTGTAATTCCTCTCCttatgttttaggtttcttttctcGTTTTTTTGTCCTAATTTTTTCAATTAACAAATTTTAATCCTTTTTGCAATCTTTCTCTTTTAATTCTTGATGCATAAACTTAATTGATTGACTCTCCTTTGTTATCTTTTTATCTGCAATATTATTGCTTTTCACgagttttttcttcctttttcttaTTAGGTCATGAGCTAATGGAGGCACAGTCGTAGGGTTCTCTGTAAAGCATCATATGATTCGATTAGTTAAGAGATATGGGCAGAGATGGGTTTGGTAATTTGGGTATAGTCTGATGGATCTTGTTTAGGCATTCTTCCTGTATATGTTGAAGTTTTGTCATTCAAGGTATTGGAGGTTTTGAGATCCTACTCTTTTTAGGGATTAGATTATGTCTGTGAAAGAATATTGAATAATAAAGTGTTATCTATCTACTTAAATGAAGTTCTTTAGTCTCTCTCACTTTCTGTTGTGTTAAATCTGCTTTAGTATGGTGTAGTCTCTTCTTAATGATGGTATTAGAGAGATGTTGGATTGTTTTGAAGTTGTTCTCTCTGCAGTTATTCCCTGTAATTACTTGTGGTTATCTAAAGTGCTGCTACTCTTCATCAAAAGTTGTGAAATTCTTATTCCCCCATTTAGAGATATTTTTATATTAAGagagattagttattttttaaTCTGTGCACTAATTCTCACTGGGTATGGGTGGATGCCTCAGATACATTTTTACACTTGGAAAATTTGGTTAGCCAGTTCAGTCACTCTTTGATTCTCTGTGCATTGTGATTATTCACTGTTGTCTCTTCATTTCCTGATTTATGTGGTTAATTCATATTGAGCGTGATGGTTATCATTATGGCAGGCCTTTCATCTTTCAATTCCAAGAAGTGTCTTAATGCAGTGTCTTAATGCTATGTCTCTAGTCTTTCATCTATATATGTTTTGGTTTCTCAAGTTTTTCATTATGCAACTCTTAACTTTCTGAATACCTTCATACACTTAACTTATCTTCTCTGAAATGGCTTTTGCTGCTGAACAAGTTAAAGTTTTAAACCtagatgaagatgttgaagagtTCCCTCATCTTTTTCCTGCACTTCTATGTGACAACACTTGAAGCTACTACAAAACCTCTGTGAAGCATCATATGAATAGAATCTGGCCCATTAACTCAGCTGATTTTAAACTTGCCAAACCATATATGCAAGGCATGCCTTATCAGAATCTGTTTGCAGTCATGTTTAAAAGTAGTAAGGATATGGATATTGCTTTTTCTGCTCGTcctactttactgtttggtcagCTTTTTGCAGTGCAGCCCTTAAACAAGCTGGATGATATCTTTGATCTGGTGTGGGAAAAAACTCTGATGCCAGTCCAAGTTACTATTCCTTCTAATATGGTCAATAAAGGAAGGGCGCGAGAAGTTATGGATCAGATTGGTGACTTTGTCAATGCTGAATCTGCTGTTGGTAACATATTTGAAGTCAAGTTGATGGTTCTCTCAATTCTTCTTTAACTAGGAAGGTAGTTATCAATACTACTAGTAAGACCTT includes the following:
- the LOC113287371 gene encoding uncharacterized protein LOC113287371 isoform X3; the encoded protein is MPGMNLGVLKDMPNIRETACIKLVQQQELHQKRLLSSYREMAGVVSQMISICNSMRSFVKGPTGSPLIQYSSNNKEDNDNGDCGGIPVFKFFSISDFENLAKELVQMFGLELILKRMVLIELLSIISEESKPEMCTYYWSDELYPGEIDDLSACNLYSEQTCEPLLPRIAGWKSSDSVDRRDNTQPDPKTLEVFLTIWLQEVNIHSLRIDDIFIIINEELKIRLV
- the LOC113287371 gene encoding uncharacterized protein LOC113287371 isoform X2; the protein is MHTLVSPSVSSSDVTESNPQTPKPTPSIPSPSVIRLWRPSAQRNLRNQWSKLVPLKQKWSSASSSGRTHATNFINSYLSRRHMPGMNLGVLKDMPNIRETACIKLVQQQELHQKRLLSSYREMAGVVSQMISICNSMRSFVKGPTGSPLIQYSSNNKEDNDNGDCGGIPVFKFFSISDFENLAKELVQMFGLELILKTCEPLLPRIAGWKSSDSVDRRDNTQPDPKTLEVFLTIWLQEVNIHSLRIDDIFIIINEELKIRLV
- the LOC113287371 gene encoding uncharacterized protein LOC113287371 isoform X1 — translated: MHTLVSPSVSSSDVTESNPQTPKPTPSIPSPSVIRLWRPSAQRNLRNQWSKLVPLKQKWSSASSSGRTHATNFINSYLSRRHMPGMNLGVLKDMPNIRETACIKLVQQQELHQKRLLSSYREMAGVVSQMISICNSMRSFVKGPTGSPLIQYSSNNKEDNDNGDCGGIPVFKFFSISDFENLAKELVQMFGLELILKRMVLIELLSIISEESKPEMCTYYWSDELYPGEIDDLSACNLYSEQTCEPLLPRIAGWKSSDSVDRRDNTQPDPKTLEVFLTIWLQEVNIHSLRIDDIFIIINEELKIRLV